Below is a window of Patescibacteria group bacterium DNA.
GAGTCCGGCGGCGGCAGCGAAACTGGCCGTAGCTGAAAAACACATGGCGGAAGTATGACAGATTTTTGATACATCCGCTACTCTGAACCGATTCACTGACGATGACGCGCCAGCTAAAAACCAGCATCGCGCCAGCGATCCGAAAAACTGAAAATGACCGCCGCTAGAAATAACCCAGCCGGGAGCGGGCGTTAACACGGACTTGAAACTTCCGGGCGGCCCGATTAAGGTTGCGGATAGCGTTCTTTTCACGCGGCCGCCGAAGCGGCTGGAAAGGTTTGGCTGCCCATGACATCCAAGAAGCGCAGATACGCCCTCGTCGGCGCCGGTCTTCAGGGACAAGCGATCGCTTATGACCTGCTGCAGGATGCGAAAACGTCCGGTCTGACCATCGTCGACCGCGACCTCGCCGCTCTCAAAGAGATCGGCAAACATCTGCGATGCGGCTCCGATTGCGACCACCGCGTCGCCCTGATCGAGGCCGACTGCCGCGACCAGCAGGCCATGGCTGAGATCTTCCGCGGCCACGATGTGGTCATCGCCGCGGCGAGCTACGAGCTCAATCTCGGACTCATGCAGGCTGCTTTCGAAGCCGGCGCCCATTTCTGCGACCTGGGAGGCAACAACGACGTCGTCGAGCGGCAATTCGCCCTGGACGATGAAGCCAAACGGCGTGGCCTCAAGGCTGTGCCGGACTGCGGCGTGGCCCCCGGAGCGGTCAGCATCATCACGCGCCTCGGGATCGACCGCTTGGGACAGATGCCGGACACGGTCAAGATCCGCGTCGGCGGTTTGCCGGCCTCGCCCGAAGGGCTGCTCAAGTACGCGCTAGCCTTTTCGGTGCGCGGCCTGTTCAACGAATGCCTGGAGCCGACCGAGATCCTGCGCGGCGGCCAGCTCGTCAAAGTGCCGTCGCTCACCGGACTCGAGCGCCAGCGCTTCGAAGGCTTGGGCGCACTGGAAGCGGCTTTCACTTCCGGCGGTTCCTCGACGCTCGCCAAAACCTTCGCCGGCCTGATCGAGAACCTCGACTACAAGACCCTGAGGTATCCCGGCCACTGGCGGATCTGGACGATGCTGCGGGAACTGGGCTATCTCGGCGAACAAGAGATCCTGGTCGACGGCGCAGCGGTCAATCCGCGCCGGCTGTCCGAAGCTCTTTTCGAAAAGATCCTGCCGCACGCCGTCGAAGATCTGCTGGTGCTTCGGGTCATCCTGAAACACGGCCGACAAGAGGTCCGCTATGACATGATCGACCGCCGCAGCAGCGCGGCCCCCGGCCACTCGGCCATGCAGCGGACGACCGGCTACTCCGCGGCCATCATCGCCAAGATGCTGGCCACCGGCGAGATCGCCGACCTCGGCGTGCTGCGCCAGGAACTCAGCGTTCCGGCCGCGCGTTTCGCCGAAGAATGGCGAGCACGAGGCCTGATCCTGCAGGAGATCATCAAATAGATATCGCGCCGTCCTCACCACGGCGGCTAAAAACCAGACCCCCGGCTTCGGGGGTCTTTTTTTGTCGGCCGACCGATACCCCGCGCCCCCGATGACTTGGTCAACAGGACTTTAAGGTGTATACTCACTGCAGATTTATTATTGAAGAGGGAATCAATCAAATCTATGGATTCTTCTAATTCTCCGAGCACGAAACCTCTCTACCGCGGCATCCAGATCGTCTGGTACATCTTCGGGGCCATTGAAGTCCTGTTGGCGTTCCGTTTTGTCTTGAAGCTATTGGGGGCGAACCCTCTCGCCGGCTTCACCAGTTTTATTTATGGCGCGACCTACGTTTTTGCCGCTCCCTTCCTCAAGGTCTTCCGGATATCGACAGTGGCGGACAATATCTTTGAATGGACGACGCTTCTGGCGATGTTCGTCTACTGGGTGCTGGCCGTCGGCATCATCAAACTGCTCCTGATCGGCAAGACAGTATCGACGCCGGAAGCCGCGGCGAAACTTAACGAACAAGAGAAGAAATAAGATCAGGATCTATGCGATTACTCATTCGTTGGATCATCGCGGCTCTGGCCATTCTGGCGACAGCCTACGTGCTGCCTGGCGTGACCGTCAGCAGTTTCTTCGTCGCCATGGTCGTGGCGGCGATGCTCGGCGTCGTGAACGCTTTCATCCGGCCGGTACTGCTTCTACTGACGCTTCCGATCAACATCCTGACCCTGGGTCTCTTTACCTTCGTCATCAACGCGCTCATGGTCATGCTGGTGGCGAACATCGTCCCCGGATATAAGATCGCGAGTTTCTGGTGGGCGCTGGCGTTCAGCCTACTGCTCTCGCTGATCATGAACGTACTCGACGGAGTTCTGGAACGCAAGTGACACCGCCGGGCGGACAGAAACGGCAAAATTCAAGAAACGAAAAAGCCCCGCCAAGGGGCTTTTATCGTCGATGGCTCCATGACCGATCGTCCAGCCGTCGATCACTGGAACTGGATGAATGACGGCTGCGGCGTCAGCGTCAGGATCTCGGCCGGCGTGAGCAGCCGCGACCCCGGCCGCAAAATATCGTTCTTGTAGAAGAGTTTGAATCCCGTGAATTGCACCGGCTCAGGAGCGATACAGGTATTATAAGTGCCGAACTTTTTGGCTTGCGGTCCCCAACCGTCCATGTCCATCACGATCTGCACCTCCGGCAGCGGCGTGATCTTCCGGGCGTTCGTCACCATCTCCTTCGTATAACGATGCACCACCAGCACCTTGGGCGGCAAGCCGTTGGTCCGCACCAGTCCGGCCAGATACTCCGCGGCGGCATTCACGTCCGTGGCGTCCACCGTCCCCACCCGCGTGCCGGGCGGCGCGCCGGTCTTCATGGAAA
It encodes the following:
- a CDS encoding YggT family protein, with the protein product MDSSNSPSTKPLYRGIQIVWYIFGAIEVLLAFRFVLKLLGANPLAGFTSFIYGATYVFAAPFLKVFRISTVADNIFEWTTLLAMFVYWVLAVGIIKLLLIGKTVSTPEAAAKLNEQEKK
- a CDS encoding saccharopine dehydrogenase C-terminal domain-containing protein, with translation MTSKKRRYALVGAGLQGQAIAYDLLQDAKTSGLTIVDRDLAALKEIGKHLRCGSDCDHRVALIEADCRDQQAMAEIFRGHDVVIAAASYELNLGLMQAAFEAGAHFCDLGGNNDVVERQFALDDEAKRRGLKAVPDCGVAPGAVSIITRLGIDRLGQMPDTVKIRVGGLPASPEGLLKYALAFSVRGLFNECLEPTEILRGGQLVKVPSLTGLERQRFEGLGALEAAFTSGGSSTLAKTFAGLIENLDYKTLRYPGHWRIWTMLRELGYLGEQEILVDGAAVNPRRLSEALFEKILPHAVEDLLVLRVILKHGRQEVRYDMIDRRSSAAPGHSAMQRTTGYSAAIIAKMLATGEIADLGVLRQELSVPAARFAEEWRARGLILQEIIK
- a CDS encoding phage holin family protein, which gives rise to MRLLIRWIIAALAILATAYVLPGVTVSSFFVAMVVAAMLGVVNAFIRPVLLLLTLPINILTLGLFTFVINALMVMLVANIVPGYKIASFWWALAFSLLLSLIMNVLDGVLERK